A stretch of DNA from Planctomycetaceae bacterium:
AGCGATGCGATTCGTCAGCGGCGGCGCGTGCAGATTGACTTCGACGATGATCCTGCGCTGGACGCCGGACGTTTCACTGAGTTCGCTGCGATCCATCAGGCCCACGTCGCGTTCGGCCGACAGCACAGCCAGCAGATGCAGCACGGCGGACGTCTTGCCGGATCCGGCTGGTCCGGTGATTTCGATGATTCCGGACGAACAATGCTGAAATGCGTCTCGGACAGTTTCCTCCAGCACAAGCGAATCGCCGGTCCCTTTCGAGACGAAGCGAGGTCGTACGGAGGCGAGCGACGGCTGCATGGTTCACGCCGAATGGACAGAGACGTGACGGGGACACCGGTGCAGATTCTACACATCGGTAGCGGCGGATCCCACATTTCGGCAACAATATCGCCGTCACACTCGCGCAGCCGCGTTCGGCTGTTTCCTTCACGCAGGAGAAGTTTCCATGAAGCACAGTTTTGCCATTGCGTTTGCCGGCCTGGTGCTGGCGTCAGGAGTCAACATGTCCCAGGCTGAGGAATTGAAAGTCGGCGACGCCGCGCCGGCGTTTGAACTGAAGGGCAGCGACGGGAAAACCTACAAGCTGTCCGACTTCAAGGGAAAGAAGGCCGTCGTGGTGGCCTGGTATCCCAAAGCCTTTACCGGTGGCTGAACGAAGGAATGTCTGTCGCTCCGTGCGAGCGGCGAAGCCATCCGTGAATTCAACGTGGCCTACTTCACCGCGAGTTGTGACAGCGTGGAGAAGAACACGGAGTTTGCAAAGAGTCTGGATCTGGACTACGTGATTCTCAGCGATCCGGAAAAGAACGTTGCCAAAGCCTACGGAGTCGTCCATGAAGGACGCGACGTGCCCGAACGCTGGACGTACATCATCGGTGAAGATGGCAACATCAAATTCATCGATAAGAAAGTCAAAGCCGACAGCCACGGCGAAGACATCGTACAGCAACTGGAAGAATTGAAAATCGCAAAGAAGAAACCGGAATAGAGCAACTGCTGTCCTTAGGCAATGGGGCGAACTCTGACAGTTTCTGCCCCATTGCCATCGGCTTCCGGTCGTCCCGAACGCGCTCTTCCATCGCGAAAACATGCAAGTCGGGTTCCGTTGCCGCTGCATCGGCGGACTGCTGATCCACCTGCGACTGCCCTCAAACGACGGACGCCGAACGGCGGACCGCTAACTCCCGTTGACGGTACATTGCAGTTCGAGGTATGAAACCGCCGATACATACCTTGAACCGAAAGGTATGACCCGTCGGACGGATTCAGGAAAGACGAATGCGGCGATCCAATCCGGAGTTTCTGAATGGTGTGCCGGAACTGCTGGTACTGAAACTTCTTAGCTGTCGAGCGATGTACGGATACGAAATTGTCGAAGCCATCCGGCGGGAGTCGGACCAGGTCTTCGAATTCGGCGAAGGCAGCATCTATCCGATTCTGCACCGTCTGGAAGCGGAAAAACTGCTAACCAGCCGGACGGAAACCGTGAATCAGCGGCAGCGCGTGGTCTATCGCACCACGGCAGCGGGCAAGCGCCGACTGGGCGAAATCTCCCGACGCTGGAACACGGTGGCTGAGGCAATTCGCACGATGCTGGATGGAGACAGCAATGCAGAACCTGCCGTTCTTTGATGACATCGAACTTCGGCTGCGGAAATGCCTGCCGGCTGCCTACGTCCGCCGCGTCATCGGTGAGTTGAAAGCTCATGTGGACGATGCAGCCGCTGACACCACCGATGGCCGACACGTCGCGTCGACTCACGATCCTTCAAATGTTCTGGGAAGTGTGGACGTGCTCGTGGAGGGAATCGTCACGGAATTCCGACGACAGCATCCTGCCGGCAGACACCCTTTGCTCGCGTTGTTGGCCGTTACGATGCTCGGCACACCGCTGCTGCTGACTCTGAGTGCGGTAGCCTGCATCTTTACAATTACGGATCTGCTGCCGCTCCTGGGTGTGGAGTTCCTGAATCCAAGTCTGCCGTGGACAGCGGGCTATATCGTTTGCGGCGTTTGTTTTCGTTCGGCTGTGTTTCTTCCGTTCGTCGGAGCGGCCGTGCTGATGTGCCGCACCTGGGAACATTCGGGCCGCGGACGCTGGTGGCTTGGCACAGCGCTGAGCCTGCAAGTGCTGGTGGCCGCAGTCTCGGTCGGCCAGTTGAATCTGACAGGGGACCAACCGCGCGCGACGCTTCGTTTCGATGCCGACGCGTTTTCAGCGGCGCCCGACATGAAACAATCACCGGGGCAGATCGCGGTGCCGCTGGTTGTTGCCGCCGCGGCTCTGTTGCGTCAGCGACGCGTGGCAAACAGATCAATCCTGCAGTTTTCTGCATCAACCGAAGGTGGATGACCATGAGGGAATTCCGTTCAATCACTCGAAAAATCGTGGCGCTGCTGTCGCTGGTGACGATGTCGCTCACGGGCTGTGCTCAGTTTCATTCCGGTGGCATTCGGCAATCCGCGTGGCGAGCACAGTCGGCGGAAGTGACTCAGTCCACAGACTCCGTCACACCGGCTTCGTTCCGGCGGGAATCGCCGGCGTGCGCGGAATTCGCCGGCTGCGACCCGCAGATCGAAGTCGGGCGACCGAATCGATTCATCGACGGAATCGGCTGGTTCTTTGGTATCCCGGAGAAGATCCTGCTCTGGGACAGCCGCGCCGAAAACCACTCCGTGTCACCGCAAACGATCCGGACCGTCGAACAGTATCTTGCGGACAACGGAATGCAGGATGTGAAGATTCGCGTCAACCAGTATTCACCAGGCGCCGAATGGAAGCGGCTGACGCAGAACAAAGCCGTCAGTCCTCTGTGGCGATACACGTTTGGAGCGATCTCGACGCTCGGTTACACACTTATTCCGGGGCGGCTGTTCGGCGGCGACAACTACAATCCGTATACGAACACGGTGTCGATCTACTCCGACATCCCAACGGCTGCCGTCCATGAAACCGCCTATGCCGTCGACAATTCCCGGCACAAGTATCGCGGAACCTACGGATTTGCTCAGGGCATTTCCGGGATCAATATCTGGCACGAAACTCAAGCGGCGCATCTGGCATCGGACTGGCTGCGCGACAGCGACCAGCCGTTTCTGGTTGCGGAAAACAATCGCATCATGCCGCCGTTGTATGGAATCCGCGTCGGCGGTTCGCTGGGAGAATTCGTGCCGCAGGTTCAACCTCTGGCCACCATCGGAGGCGCCGTTACCGGACACGCAGTCAGCTACTCGCGACGCACTTCCGGATCCGGTAACTCCTTTGTCGGCGGATCTGCCGACACCGGCATCAGACCAGCCGGCTACGTCAACACAAATCGTCAGTAGCCCGGCGGCGCTGTCAAAACGACGACCGGAACAACCGGACTGCTGTCAATTCCGTCACACGGGATGTCAGGCGACATTGCTTGCCGGGGCTGCTGGCTTCAGCCGACCTACCAAGGCGAGCGGCAGATGAGTCGTGACCTGCCCGCGAGCCGCACGGCGCTTGCCGCGGTTGTGCCCGCGGTGAACGGGGGCTAGCGCGCTGCGGCTGGCGGGTCGATTCTCATCTGCCGCACGCCTAAACCCGGGCGACGGCGACGGTGATCGGCAGGAACTGCCGGTCCGACAAGGGGATCGATTCGAACGTATGTGTGCGCGGCTGGTGTCCGTCGATCCTGTGACGCATCGCGTATTGACCGCTTTCGGAGCGTCGGATACGAACAGTCAGCGGAGATTCACAGGGTGATTCCCGCCGTTCCAGTGGCGGGCCGGAAGGTCCAATTCCGGTTCGCGGTGCTGTGGCGCTTCGGCAGCACCAGCTTCGCTGCCTCCGGAATGCGTCACTGCCGCCATTCCCCTTCAGTTCGGTCCGTCCATGCCCATTCAAGCCGTTCGGCACGATACCACCGAAACGCATTCCGCGCGTCTCAGGATGCTTGCAGCGACGGTCACCGCCGTCATTGTGCTGACCGGTGTGGCGCAGACGAACGCGCAGACCAGCGACGGCGGACGTCCGAAGTCGCCGCCATCGCTGTTTCAAATCACGCCGCTGGACAGGACGTTTCCGAACGCGGATTCGCCGCTGCAAATCCCGTCGTCGCGGACATCACCGTCGTTCGATGAAAACGCATGGCAACCTCTCGGCGGGACGCGGCCGGCCGATTCGACACGATCACGTCTGCTGCCGGTACCGACGTCGGACAGCGACGATCTGCGGTCTGCGTACTACGAAAGGCAGCCACAGCGTCAGTCGCCGCCGGTGATTCAGGCGGCGTACGGAGTCACGATTCCTGCGTCACAGCCACCCGCCGCGGAATCAATCGCGACAGAACCCTCAGCCGTGACGGCCGAATCCGGCACCGAACAGAATCCGGTTACCGCGGCCGTTCCGGGTACAGGAACCGACGCGGAACCCGTGACGGCGCTGTTGTCTCCGGAAGATATCCAGCAACAGCGAACTCTGATTGAACAGACGCCGGAGCTGTCCGACGAGGTCCGGAGCCAGGCGTTGAAGCTGCTGCAGCGCGCCGCGGATTCCGTCCGCCTTTCCGTCGAGTCAGCTCGCAGAACCTCCGAGTGGAAAGCCGAACGCGACAACGCGGCGGCAATGATCGCGGAAGCCAAAGCCCTGCTGGCTCAGAACTCTTCAAATTCCGATCCCGCGATTCCTGAAGGAACCACCCTGGCGGAATTGGAACAGTTCCGTCTGGCGGACGAAGTGCGAGCCGAAGAAGCTCGAAAGAATCTGGAAGCATGGGAAGCTCGCGCGAAGCAGCGAACGGACCGCAAGCCGCAGATGCCGACGATCATTGAGAAGGCAAGGCAGCAACTGGCCGACGCGAGGAAATCTCTGGACGCTCCGGCACCCGAAGGCGAACCGGCCGTGCTGACACAGGCCCGGCAGACCGATCAGATGGCGCTGGTGCAGTTGCTGCAGCAGCAGCTCGATCAGTACCGCATTGAACAGGTGCGCTACGAGGCGCTGGCGGAGTGGTTTCCGCTGCAGCGAGACTATCTGTCCCGCACCCGCAATACCCTTGAAAAGCGTACGGAGTTCTGGAAGTCCGCCGTTGCGGAAGCTCGCCGCCGCGAAAGCGAACGCCAGGCGCAGGAAGCTCGCGAAACGCTGCGCAACGCCCACCCGGCTCTGCGAGATCTGGCGGAACGCAATTCCGAACTGACACAGCAGCGGAAGGCTCTGCAGGAACGTCTGGCCGCCTCAACCGCGAATCTGACTGCGGTCAACAGGACTCTGGACGGCCTGGAACACGACTTCCGGAACGTCGTCGAAAAGGAAGCCCGCGCCGGACTGACAACCGGCATCGGTCTGCTGCTTCGCAATCAGCGCAACCATCTGCCGTCGACGGAAGAATACGTTCGCATCCTGAGCGACACGGAAGCGGAAATCGTCCGGATGCAGTTGGAACAGATGCAACTGGAAGACGAACGCGACGACCTGACGGACCTGGACATTCGCACGCAGGCGACTCTGGACGAAATTCAGCAGTCCGGCGTCGCGATGACCGATCAGATTCAGAACATGGTCTTCGAACTGCTGCGTGACCGAAAGCGGTATCTCTACGATCTGCTGACGGACTATGGCACGTGTTTGCTGACGCTGGGCGAACTGGATGTCAGCAGCCGCCGACTGACCGACAGGATTTCTGAATACGAAAACTACATTGACGAACGCGTGCTGTGGATTCGCAGCGCGTCCGGCGTCGATACGGGCACGCTGCAGCGGATGGTGTCGGCCACGCAGGTCATGGCCAGTCCGCGGCACTGGGCCGGCGCGGGAAGTCAGTTGATTCGTGATGTCCAGTCGCGAACTCCGGCCTATGGCCTGGCTCTCATGGCGGGACTTGGCCTGCTTGTGTTTTCACGGCGCATCCGAATTCTGATCCGCAGTCTGGGACGAATACAGCACCGGCGAACTTCGGTGGGAATTCCGTCGACACTGCTGGCGCTGGGACTGACGGTGGTGCTGGCTTCGTGGTGGCCGGCCGTGACATGGCTGGTCGGCTGGAGGATGTCGTCGGAAGGAGCAAACGACTTCACACGTTCCGTCGCGGACGCTTTGCAGGCGACAGCAATTGTGTTCTGGTCGGTGGAAGTCTTTCGCCAGTTGTGCCGGCCGCAGGGAATCGCGGAAACATTTCTGGACTGGCCCGTCGACATCATCCGCGTGCTTCGAATCGGCCTGCGGCGTCTGCTGATGGCCGGCCTGCCGCTGGTGTTTCTCGTGGTCGTGGCCGAACGGCTGGACGAAGGCAAGTGGGCGGATTCTCTGGGACGCGCGGCGCTGGTGACGTTCTGCGTGCTGCTGACGGTTCTGCTTCGCGGCACCGTTCGTCCCGATGGAGCCGGGCTGGGCGAGATCCTGCGAAGCAACCCCACCGGCTGGATGTCACGAACAAAAACGATCTGGTATCCGGTTGTGGTTTCGGCACCGATCGCACTCGCCGCGCTGGCATTGATGGGTTACGTGTACACGGCGCAGCAACTGATGCTGCGGCTGCAACTGACACTGTCGCTGTGCGTCATTCTGACGATCGCCTACACGATGATCACACAGTGGATGCTGGAAGCGCGGCGGCGACTTGCCATGGAACAGGCTCGTTCCCGCCGAGCGGCTGCGATGGCCGCCGCGCAGCAGAACGGAGAAACATCCGGCAACACTATTCCCGCCGCGGAGATCCCTCGCGTCGATCTGTCCGTCGTGAATCAGCAGATGCTGCATCTGGTTCAGGGAGCCGCGTGTGTCCTGTTTCTGACGTTCGGCTGGATGATCTGGAGCCGCGTGCTGCCTGCTCTGCAGATACTGAATCGCGTCGAACTCTGGACGACAGCCGTTACGATCGCGAAGTCGTATGACCTTGGGAACGGCCAGAGCGAAATCCGCGAAGTTACACAGCTGCAGCCGATCATGCTGGGAGCACTGATCGTCGCGTTGGGAATTCTGGGAATTGCGGTCCTCGCAAGTCGCAACCTTCCCGGCCTGCTGGAACTGTCCGTTCTGCAGCGTCTTCCGCTGGATCACGGTGGTCGCCATGCCGTCACAACGCTGTGTCGTTACGCCCTGATGCTGACGGGTATCGTCATGGCCTGCCGAACAGTCGGCATCGGGTGGTCCAGCGTGCAATGGCTGCTGGCGGCACTGACCGTGGGCCTGGGTTTCGGGCTGCAGGAAATCTTCGCCAACTTCATTTCCGGACTCATCATTCTGTTTGAACGGCCAATCCGCATCGGCGACGTCGTTACGATCGACGGCGTCAGCGGCAGCGTGTCACGAATTCAGATCCGCGCGACGACCATCACGGACTGGGACCGCAAGGAATACATCGTTCCCAACAAGGAATTCGTCACCGGGCGGTTGCTGAACTGGACATTGTCGGACAAGACGAACCGCGTCATGATCAATGTGGGCGTGGCCTACGGAAGCGACACGGAAAAAGCGCTGAACCTGATGCTGCGCGTGGCGGAGGAGCATCCGCTGGTGATGGACGACCCCGCTCCCGTGACGACGTTTGAAGGCTTCGGTGACAGTTGCCTGAATATGGTTCTGCGGTGTTATCTGCCGAATCTGGATAATCGCCTGAAGGTGATCACAGACCTGCATTCGGCAATCGACCGGGAATTCCGCAAGGCACGGATTGAAATCGCATTTCCACAGCGAGACCTGCATCTTCGCACGGTCGCTCCCGGCGTGGCAGCGATTCCCCTCGAGGCTCCCGAAGAAGTTTCATCGTCCGAAGAGGTGCCCGACGAAACCGTCCGCGCCGGATCCAGGGCGGCTTGATGGCCCGTTGACTCATCGTCGCGCGGTACCGTTTTTCACGATCGCCCCAACAGCAACTTGCATCCCGGCGTACCACAGGGAGATTTCGAAGCGTGACAAAAGGAGCATCTCGTGGCAGCGATCGGGCCGGACGATGACAGTCTTCCACTGGACGACTCGCTGTCGGCCGTCCAGCCCGAAGTGACGCCTGCACCGGTCAGCAAACGCGAACTCATTGTCGTCGCGCTGCTGGTCGTTCTGGCCGATGTCACCATCTTTCGAGGCGAAGGGTACGCGGCGTACGCAGCTCTGTTTGCAATCGCTCCGCTGTTGTTTTGGACGGGAACTCCAACACGGAAAGTCACGTTCGCGTCTTCACTTGTCTTCCTGCTGCTTGCGCTTGTCGCGGCTCGTCAGTTGTGGAGCGGTTCTGCTCTGCTGACGCTCTGCGGCTGGGGACTGCTGTTCGCCTTTTCCATGGCACTCGCGGGATCGTGCCCGTTTGTGCTGGAAACTCTGGTCTTTGCATCGCAGACGGTTCGTTCCGGATTCGAAGGACTGAAGCAATACGGCAAAGTTCTGGAACGCCGAGCGGATGCTCAACAGCGCAGGCCCTGGATGAACACGGGCCTGCCGGCGGCCGCGCTGCTGGCGTTCGGTACCGTGTTCATTCTTGCCAACCCGGATCTGGTAACGATTGTCTCCACACGCCTGCAGATTGTTATCGATGCGATCAGTGACTGGCTGTCCGCGTTTTCGTTCTGGGAAGTTGTGTTCTGGGTTGCGGCACTGTGGGTCAGTGTCGGGCTGATTCGCCCGTACGTGACCGCCGCTCCGTCCGTTGCAGACGAAAGCCGGCCGGAAACTCCCGCCGCCGAAGCGCCGTTGTTGATCGCGTTTCGGAACACACTGCTGTCAGTGATCGCCTTATTCGCGATCTATCTGGTATTTGAGTTCCGAACGCTTTGGTTCCGCGAATTTCCGGAGACGTTCTTTAGGTCCGGCCGAGTCCACAAGTACGCTCATGAAGGCGCCGCGTGGCTGACGATGGCTCTGGCGATGGCAACCGTTGTCCTGTCACTGATCTTTCGCGGTGCAACGCTGGGCGATCCGCGGCTTCCGAAGATTCGGAAGCTGGCATGGCTGTGGTCGCTGGAAAACGGACTGCTGGCAATCACCGTCTATCACCGGCTGCTGATCTACATCGGCTACAACGGGATGACGCGGATGAGAGTCGTCGGGCTGCTGGGAATCAGTTGCGTCGTCATCGGCTTCATACTTGTCGTGTGGAAAATTGTCTTCAACCGGCGGTTCGCCTGGCTGCTGCGACGACACCTGCTGACGGTTGCTCTGGCGGTGCTGCTGTACGCGCTGCTGCCGCTGGACCCGATGGTGCATCGCTACAACGTCCGCCGAGTGCTGGCCGGAGACCTGGCTCCCGGAGTTCAGATCAGCGTTCATCCGATCACCGCGGACGGGTATCTGGTACTTGAACCGCTGCTGCAGTCCGAGAACGAAACGATCCGGGAAGGGATTCGGTCGATGCTGGCGGAACGGTTGATCCAGTGCGAACAGGACGCTTCGCTTTCGGCAGAGAGTGGCTGGTCCGCGTTTCAGCTTGCGGACGACATGCTGCTGCTTCGTCTCCGGGAGATTCGTTCGCGGCTTCAGCCGTTCCACGACAACGAAAGTCTGCGAAATAACGCCCGCAGGCAGTTCAACGAATTCCTGTTTCAGTGGTATTGATCGCAGCCGGTTCGCATTCGCAACAGTATCCGAGCGGTGGATGTCCGGGGGTTGGTGATGGAATTGCAGCTTTCTGATCACGTCGTGCTGGTCATCGGCGGAGCAAGCGGTATCGGGATGGCGACCGCCCGAACATTCGCGAACGAAGGAGCGCGCGTTGCCATTTGGGACCGCAGTGAACAAGTCACCGCGGCTGCCCGTGAAGTCGGCGATACATGCGGCGTCGAGTGTCGGGGAATTGTCGTCGACATCACCGACGAAGCAGGTGTGGCAGCGGCAATGGCGCAGACCACGGAGCTGCTGGGGCCGGTCGAACATCTCGTTCACGCAGCCGCGGTCGGATCGGGGAAATTCGGTTTTCCATTCACGAATCTGAAGCCGTGCGACTGGTCACGAGTTCTGCACGTGAACATCGTCGGCATGACAATCGTCGCCCACGCCGTTGCGCCGTCCATGGTGCGGCAGAGCAGTGGGACGATGGTGTTTGTGGCGTCGATCGCCGGACAGATCGGATCGCAGACGGACCCGCCGTACAGCGCTTCGAAGGCGGCCAACATCAACTTCGCTCAATGCCTGGCAAAGGATCTGGCGCCGCACGGAATACGCGTCAACAGCGTTTGCCCTGGCATGGTTCGCACGGCATTGAATCAATCCGTTTGGCAGGCATGGCACGATCAGACGCCGGAACCGGATCGCCTGAGCTACGAGGAATGGGCCGAACAGAAGATTCGGACCGTGACTCCTCTTGGAAAATGGCAGACCGCGGATTCGGTGGCTGACATGATCGTCTTTCTGTCATCAGCCCGAGCGGAACATGTCACAGGACAGACGATCAACGTCGATGGCGGTCAGGTCATGCACTGGTAGTTGGCAGGCGACAGACTTTTGCGGACACTGTTCAGCGCTGAACTGGTTCCTTCCGTTTTCCGCGCTGAAAGAATTCACATGAGTCCTGCTCCGTCGTCACGTCCGTGGTACACGCGAATTGGTCCGGGGCTGATTACGGCATGCGTCGTCATCGGTCCGGGAAGTATCATGACCAGTTCCAAAGTGGGCGTCAGCCAGGGCTATGCGATGCTGTGGGTGGTGGCAGCGTCGGTCCTGTTCATGCTGGTTTACATGACGCTTGGAGCGAAGCTGGGAGCCGTCGCCGCGCAGGCTCCCGGCGATCTGATCCGTATGAAGGCCGGACGCTGGCTGGCGATGCTGGTTGGCCTGGGCGTGTTTTTCATTTCCGCGGCGTATCAGTCCGGGAACAACATCGGCGTGGCCGCGGCATTCGCGGCGTTTGTTGATTCGAAGTGGGTCGTGACGGGACTGGTGATCGCTTTCAACGTCCTGGCGATCGCTTTTCTGTTTGCATTCCGGGACCTGTACCGCTGGCTGGAACGCCTGATGGCGGTATTCGTCGGGCTGATGCTGGTCAGCTTCGCCATCAATCTGATTCGACTGCAGCCCGATCCGATTGCCATGCTAAAAGGCTTTATTCCGTCGCTCGGTCCGTCCGGCCAGACTCCGGGCGGTGTTGATGCTTCCGGCGAGGCACTGGCCGTGCTGGGACTTGTGGGCACGACGCTGGTCATCACGGCAGCCTTTTACCAGGCATACCTGGTCCGTCAGAAGGGCTGGAAAGCGGAGGACCTGAAGCACGGTCTGATGGATGCTCGCGTCGGGTCCGTAATCATGTTTCTGATTACGGTGATGCTGATGTCGACGGCCGCGGCCGGTCTTCCGCGGGACGGCTCCGCTCCGCTGAACGATCCGGCCGACGTGGCGAAAGCGCTGGAAGCCACGTTCGGGCCGTCGGCGAAGGTCATCTTCTGCGTGGGACTGTTCTCCGCCGCGTATTCGTCGTTCCTGGTGAATTCCATGATTGGCGGGTTCATGGCGGCCGACGGTCTGGGACTTGGCAGCCGTCCCGACCAGCTTGGGCCGCGGATGCTGACCACGGTTGCATTGCTGACGGGGATGGCCGTGGGAGTCGCGGTGCTGGCGTTCGATTTCGATCG
This window harbors:
- a CDS encoding peroxiredoxin produces the protein MSQAEELKVGDAAPAFELKGSDGKTYKLSDFKGKKAVVVAWYPKAFTGGUTKECLSLRASGEAIREFNVAYFTASCDSVEKNTEFAKSLDLDYVILSDPEKNVAKAYGVVHEGRDVPERWTYIIGEDGNIKFIDKKVKADSHGEDIVQQLEELKIAKKKPE
- a CDS encoding PadR family transcriptional regulator yields the protein MRRSNPEFLNGVPELLVLKLLSCRAMYGYEIVEAIRRESDQVFEFGEGSIYPILHRLEAEKLLTSRTETVNQRQRVVYRTTAAGKRRLGEISRRWNTVAEAIRTMLDGDSNAEPAVL
- a CDS encoding mechanosensitive ion channel produces the protein MPIQAVRHDTTETHSARLRMLAATVTAVIVLTGVAQTNAQTSDGGRPKSPPSLFQITPLDRTFPNADSPLQIPSSRTSPSFDENAWQPLGGTRPADSTRSRLLPVPTSDSDDLRSAYYERQPQRQSPPVIQAAYGVTIPASQPPAAESIATEPSAVTAESGTEQNPVTAAVPGTGTDAEPVTALLSPEDIQQQRTLIEQTPELSDEVRSQALKLLQRAADSVRLSVESARRTSEWKAERDNAAAMIAEAKALLAQNSSNSDPAIPEGTTLAELEQFRLADEVRAEEARKNLEAWEARAKQRTDRKPQMPTIIEKARQQLADARKSLDAPAPEGEPAVLTQARQTDQMALVQLLQQQLDQYRIEQVRYEALAEWFPLQRDYLSRTRNTLEKRTEFWKSAVAEARRRESERQAQEARETLRNAHPALRDLAERNSELTQQRKALQERLAASTANLTAVNRTLDGLEHDFRNVVEKEARAGLTTGIGLLLRNQRNHLPSTEEYVRILSDTEAEIVRMQLEQMQLEDERDDLTDLDIRTQATLDEIQQSGVAMTDQIQNMVFELLRDRKRYLYDLLTDYGTCLLTLGELDVSSRRLTDRISEYENYIDERVLWIRSASGVDTGTLQRMVSATQVMASPRHWAGAGSQLIRDVQSRTPAYGLALMAGLGLLVFSRRIRILIRSLGRIQHRRTSVGIPSTLLALGLTVVLASWWPAVTWLVGWRMSSEGANDFTRSVADALQATAIVFWSVEVFRQLCRPQGIAETFLDWPVDIIRVLRIGLRRLLMAGLPLVFLVVVAERLDEGKWADSLGRAALVTFCVLLTVLLRGTVRPDGAGLGEILRSNPTGWMSRTKTIWYPVVVSAPIALAALALMGYVYTAQQLMLRLQLTLSLCVILTIAYTMITQWMLEARRRLAMEQARSRRAAAMAAAQQNGETSGNTIPAAEIPRVDLSVVNQQMLHLVQGAACVLFLTFGWMIWSRVLPALQILNRVELWTTAVTIAKSYDLGNGQSEIREVTQLQPIMLGALIVALGILGIAVLASRNLPGLLELSVLQRLPLDHGGRHAVTTLCRYALMLTGIVMACRTVGIGWSSVQWLLAALTVGLGFGLQEIFANFISGLIILFERPIRIGDVVTIDGVSGSVSRIQIRATTITDWDRKEYIVPNKEFVTGRLLNWTLSDKTNRVMINVGVAYGSDTEKALNLMLRVAEEHPLVMDDPAPVTTFEGFGDSCLNMVLRCYLPNLDNRLKVITDLHSAIDREFRKARIEIAFPQRDLHLRTVAPGVAAIPLEAPEEVSSSEEVPDETVRAGSRAA
- a CDS encoding DUF4153 domain-containing protein; this translates as MAAIGPDDDSLPLDDSLSAVQPEVTPAPVSKRELIVVALLVVLADVTIFRGEGYAAYAALFAIAPLLFWTGTPTRKVTFASSLVFLLLALVAARQLWSGSALLTLCGWGLLFAFSMALAGSCPFVLETLVFASQTVRSGFEGLKQYGKVLERRADAQQRRPWMNTGLPAAALLAFGTVFILANPDLVTIVSTRLQIVIDAISDWLSAFSFWEVVFWVAALWVSVGLIRPYVTAAPSVADESRPETPAAEAPLLIAFRNTLLSVIALFAIYLVFEFRTLWFREFPETFFRSGRVHKYAHEGAAWLTMALAMATVVLSLIFRGATLGDPRLPKIRKLAWLWSLENGLLAITVYHRLLIYIGYNGMTRMRVVGLLGISCVVIGFILVVWKIVFNRRFAWLLRRHLLTVALAVLLYALLPLDPMVHRYNVRRVLAGDLAPGVQISVHPITADGYLVLEPLLQSENETIREGIRSMLAERLIQCEQDASLSAESGWSAFQLADDMLLLRLREIRSRLQPFHDNESLRNNARRQFNEFLFQWY
- a CDS encoding SDR family oxidoreductase; its protein translation is MELQLSDHVVLVIGGASGIGMATARTFANEGARVAIWDRSEQVTAAAREVGDTCGVECRGIVVDITDEAGVAAAMAQTTELLGPVEHLVHAAAVGSGKFGFPFTNLKPCDWSRVLHVNIVGMTIVAHAVAPSMVRQSSGTMVFVASIAGQIGSQTDPPYSASKAANINFAQCLAKDLAPHGIRVNSVCPGMVRTALNQSVWQAWHDQTPEPDRLSYEEWAEQKIRTVTPLGKWQTADSVADMIVFLSSARAEHVTGQTINVDGGQVMHW
- a CDS encoding divalent metal cation transporter, with protein sequence MSPAPSSRPWYTRIGPGLITACVVIGPGSIMTSSKVGVSQGYAMLWVVAASVLFMLVYMTLGAKLGAVAAQAPGDLIRMKAGRWLAMLVGLGVFFISAAYQSGNNIGVAAAFAAFVDSKWVVTGLVIAFNVLAIAFLFAFRDLYRWLERLMAVFVGLMLVSFAINLIRLQPDPIAMLKGFIPSLGPSGQTPGGVDASGEALAVLGLVGTTLVITAAFYQAYLVRQKGWKAEDLKHGLMDARVGSVIMFLITVMLMSTAAAGLPRDGSAPLNDPADVAKALEATFGPSAKVIFCVGLFSAAYSSFLVNSMIGGFMAADGLGLGSRPDQLGPRMLTTVALLTGMAVGVAVLAFDFDRTPTIIAAQAVTVIAAPLVAGVLLWLTSSRDIMGDHVNGPIATSLGTVGLLILIAMAAKIAFKDLPAQIDKYRTPPAAETRA